In Candidatus Promineifilum breve, one genomic interval encodes:
- a CDS encoding DUF4405 domain-containing protein: MIETKTKSHKTNPVKINYLVDLSIFVAFLVGMNPRLTGMTIHEWLGIAFAAAIVTHLVLHWQWLVATTRRFLGRATRQARLNFIVNALFFINMTVLIFTGLMISESALPALGIQLGEGMAFRQLHTLTGDWALYLLGLHVALHWKWIVSTTKRYVVQPLVRPFRRLRRPQVAQPRPVAEEALS, from the coding sequence ATGATAGAAACAAAAACAAAATCCCATAAGACCAATCCGGTCAAGATCAACTATTTGGTCGACCTGTCCATCTTCGTCGCCTTTCTGGTGGGGATGAACCCTCGCCTGACAGGTATGACCATCCATGAATGGCTGGGCATCGCCTTCGCCGCGGCCATCGTCACCCACCTGGTGCTGCATTGGCAGTGGTTGGTGGCGACGACCCGGCGCTTTCTGGGGCGCGCGACACGCCAGGCCCGCCTCAACTTCATCGTCAATGCCCTGTTCTTCATTAATATGACGGTGCTCATCTTCACGGGGCTGATGATCTCTGAGTCGGCGCTGCCCGCGCTGGGCATCCAACTGGGCGAGGGTATGGCCTTCCGGCAATTGCACACCCTGACGGGCGACTGGGCGCTCTATTTGCTCGGCCTGCACGTGGCCCTGCATTGGAAATGGATTGTCAGCACGACGAAACGCTACGTCGTGCAACCGTTGGTTAGGCCGTTCCGCCGGTTGCGCCGTCCGCAAGTCGCGCAACCGCGGCCGGTGGCCGAGGAGGCGCTGTCATGA
- a CDS encoding M12 family metallo-peptidase: MGNGKSYNDLYNPTTGRRLSIVGGAILLLLALILARPFAAFSDNTLFAPINDTSPPARAVAAARRARAVGVNWNAINPRAEELQLNLFDDVTLTATRRRVDSSVTGGYVWVGDIAGEPGSVATLAVQDGVLSGSVHRVGAAWITIRYSGAGDVYTIAELDPTVPQPNGPDSVIPQPSALEMQILSPQGATCQEDGTIIDLMVVYTPQARDAAGGQAAIEGLINQRVSEMNTANDASGVIFDWQLVNVMEVGYTEAGNIATDLEYLRVPGDGVLEEVHGSRDAFKADVVTMLISEGSNNACGYAYQMNSLGDWFQSYGFGVSALDYPGPYSCGELTLAHEIGHNLGNAHDRAHVTGSVLTPYSYGYQSPNETFRDIMAYDCPNNCDRINQWANPDVWYAGEPTGVDYETDPAHAADIVRSMHDTRLLVSNFRADCVEPTVTPTPTNTDVPIPTDTPLPSDTPTPTETPTETLVPTETLTPTPSLTPTETLTPSVTPTGTLPTPTPTATPTNTRRATRTPEPTHTSEPTPTADTPEPPAHHLYLPTVIWR; the protein is encoded by the coding sequence ATGGGCAACGGCAAGTCATACAACGACCTCTACAACCCTACTACCGGCCGGCGCTTATCGATCGTCGGGGGTGCTATTCTGCTGCTGTTGGCCCTCATCCTGGCCCGTCCCTTCGCGGCTTTCAGCGACAACACCCTTTTTGCGCCTATTAACGACACCTCGCCACCAGCCCGCGCCGTCGCGGCCGCCCGCCGTGCTCGCGCCGTGGGCGTCAACTGGAATGCCATCAACCCACGAGCCGAGGAGTTGCAGCTCAATCTGTTTGACGACGTGACCCTGACCGCCACCCGCCGGCGCGTGGACTCATCCGTCACCGGCGGCTACGTCTGGGTGGGTGACATCGCCGGCGAACCGGGCAGCGTGGCGACCCTGGCGGTGCAGGACGGCGTCCTGTCGGGCAGCGTCCACCGTGTGGGCGCGGCGTGGATCACGATTCGTTACAGCGGCGCGGGCGACGTCTACACCATCGCCGAGCTTGACCCCACCGTTCCCCAACCCAATGGCCCGGACAGCGTCATCCCCCAGCCGTCGGCGCTGGAGATGCAAATCCTGTCGCCACAGGGCGCGACCTGTCAGGAAGACGGCACGATCATCGACCTGATGGTCGTCTATACGCCCCAGGCGCGCGACGCCGCCGGCGGCCAGGCGGCCATCGAGGGACTCATCAATCAGCGCGTCAGCGAGATGAACACCGCCAATGACGCCAGTGGGGTCATCTTCGATTGGCAGTTGGTGAATGTGATGGAGGTCGGTTACACCGAAGCGGGCAACATCGCCACTGATTTGGAATATCTCCGGGTGCCGGGCGATGGCGTTCTGGAGGAAGTCCACGGCTCGCGCGACGCATTCAAGGCCGACGTGGTGACCATGCTCATCAGCGAGGGCAGCAACAACGCCTGCGGCTATGCCTACCAGATGAACTCATTGGGCGATTGGTTCCAGAGTTACGGCTTCGGCGTGTCGGCGCTCGATTACCCCGGCCCCTATTCGTGCGGCGAACTGACCCTGGCCCACGAGATCGGCCACAATCTGGGCAACGCCCACGACCGGGCCCACGTCACCGGCTCCGTTCTGACCCCCTATTCCTACGGCTATCAGTCGCCCAACGAGACCTTCCGCGACATTATGGCCTACGATTGCCCCAATAACTGCGATCGCATCAACCAGTGGGCCAACCCCGACGTGTGGTACGCGGGCGAACCGACAGGGGTCGATTACGAAACCGACCCGGCCCACGCCGCCGACATCGTGCGCTCCATGCACGATACCCGGCTGCTCGTCTCGAATTTCCGCGCCGACTGTGTGGAACCAACTGTGACGCCGACGCCGACCAACACCGACGTCCCCATCCCAACCGATACCCCGCTGCCCAGCGACACGCCCACTCCCACGGAAACGCCGACTGAGACGCTTGTCCCGACCGAAACGCTGACGCCCACGCCGTCGCTGACGCCCACGGAGACCCTGACACCCTCGGTCACCCCTACCGGAACCCTGCCGACGCCCACGCCAACGGCCACGCCGACCAACACCCGCCGGGCGACGCGTACACCGGAGCCGACGCACACATCGGAGCCGACGCCGACAGCCGACACACCCGAACCGCCGGCGCATCATTTGTATTTGCCAACCGTTATCTGGCGATAG
- a CDS encoding alpha/beta hydrolase, whose product MKRNLVLLMLLLGTLLAACGGNDADTREPSIALEECRLTGGVMARCGVLTVAENPDAPDGRTIALDIAVLPATGSSNVVQADPLFLLAGGPGQSATEVYPLAVYLFEEVNRTRDIVLIDQRGTGEESGFTCDNLTDESLPDDLPDAAAVALLDECRAALAERADLTQYTTDRFIADLEAARLALDYDTINLYGASYGSRAALAYMRRHPDVIRSAVLDAVAGPELVLYRDMPRDGQRALDLLFERCAADAACHAAFPDVRAEYDDLLARLATPQAITVAHPLTNEPLEFQMTRDRLGQYVFNVLYSAEFQSLLPLLIHHAHETGDFAPLIIQALSVGSGAGLYTGLLYAVACSEDAPLIDPAAETQTDTSFGSFAANFQAICAGWPRAEVAGDLRQPLQSDIPTLLLSGGSDPVTPPTYAEAAAATLPNSRHLVVPGYGHGVLAVGCMPRVVAQFIRDGHADDLDTACLDELQPPPFFVTFAGPEP is encoded by the coding sequence ATGAAACGTAATCTCGTCTTGCTCATGCTCTTGCTGGGTACGTTGTTGGCCGCTTGTGGGGGCAATGACGCCGACACCCGCGAACCGTCGATCGCGCTGGAAGAGTGCCGGTTGACGGGCGGCGTCATGGCCCGTTGCGGCGTGCTGACCGTGGCCGAGAACCCCGACGCGCCCGACGGCCGCACCATCGCCCTCGACATCGCCGTGTTGCCGGCCACCGGCAGCAGCAACGTGGTGCAGGCCGATCCGCTCTTTCTGCTGGCCGGCGGCCCCGGGCAATCGGCGACGGAAGTCTATCCGTTGGCCGTCTATCTGTTCGAGGAAGTCAACCGCACCCGCGACATTGTCCTCATCGACCAGCGCGGCACAGGCGAGGAAAGCGGCTTCACCTGCGACAACCTGACCGACGAGTCATTGCCCGACGATCTGCCCGACGCGGCGGCCGTGGCCCTGCTCGACGAATGCCGCGCCGCGCTGGCGGAGCGGGCCGACCTGACCCAATACACCACCGACCGCTTCATCGCCGACCTGGAAGCGGCGCGGCTGGCCCTCGACTACGACACCATCAACCTCTATGGCGCGTCCTACGGCAGCCGGGCGGCGCTGGCCTATATGCGCCGCCACCCGGACGTGATTCGCTCGGCCGTGCTCGACGCCGTGGCCGGGCCGGAACTGGTGCTCTACCGCGACATGCCCCGCGACGGGCAGCGGGCGCTCGATCTGCTGTTCGAGCGCTGCGCCGCCGACGCGGCCTGCCACGCCGCCTTCCCCGACGTCCGCGCCGAATATGACGACTTGCTGGCCCGGCTGGCAACGCCCCAGGCCATCACCGTGGCCCACCCGCTGACCAACGAACCGCTCGAATTCCAGATGACCCGCGACCGGCTGGGGCAGTACGTCTTCAACGTCCTCTATAGCGCCGAGTTCCAGTCGTTGCTGCCGCTGCTCATTCACCACGCCCACGAGACGGGTGATTTCGCGCCGCTGATCATCCAGGCCCTGTCCGTCGGCAGCGGCGCGGGCCTCTATACCGGCCTGCTCTATGCCGTGGCCTGCTCCGAGGACGCGCCACTGATCGACCCGGCGGCCGAGACGCAGACCGACACGAGCTTCGGCTCCTTCGCCGCGAACTTCCAGGCCATCTGCGCCGGCTGGCCGCGGGCCGAGGTGGCCGGCGACCTGCGCCAACCGCTACAGAGCGACATTCCCACGCTGCTGCTCTCCGGCGGCTCGGACCCGGTGACGCCGCCGACCTATGCCGAAGCGGCAGCCGCGACCCTGCCCAACAGCCGCCATCTGGTCGTGCCCGGCTACGGCCACGGCGTGCTGGCTGTGGGCTGTATGCCGCGCGTGGTGGCCCAGTTCATCCGCGACGGCCACGCCGATGACCTCGATACGGCCTGCCTGGACGAATTGCAGCCGCCGCCGTTCTTCGTCACGTTCGCCGGGCCGGAGCCGTAG
- a CDS encoding ABC transporter ATP-binding protein, with product MIQVSNLSKSFGPVKAVQDVSFAAPDGLITGLLGPNGAGKSTTMRLIAGALDPDTGAAAIDGFDSGKQRLKAQEQLGVLTDSHGLYLRLTARENVRYFGQLRGLRGRELETRIDSLITLLEMNDIADRRTEGFSTGEQVKVAIARALVHQPQNVMLDEPTAGLDVMSTRAMRGVIRQLRDEGRCILFSSHIMQEVAMLCDNIVVIAGGRVAAQGSPDELRARTGHENLEDAFVAIIGSKEGLV from the coding sequence ATGATCCAAGTCAGTAATCTCAGCAAATCATTCGGCCCGGTGAAGGCGGTGCAGGACGTGTCCTTTGCCGCGCCCGATGGGCTGATCACCGGCTTGCTCGGCCCCAACGGCGCGGGCAAGTCCACGACGATGCGCCTCATCGCCGGGGCGCTCGATCCCGATACCGGCGCGGCGGCCATCGATGGCTTTGATAGCGGCAAGCAACGGCTGAAGGCCCAGGAGCAGCTCGGCGTATTGACCGACTCCCACGGCCTCTACCTGCGGCTGACGGCGCGCGAGAACGTGCGCTACTTCGGCCAGTTGCGTGGGCTGCGCGGCCGGGAACTGGAGACGCGCATCGATAGCCTGATCACCCTGCTGGAGATGAACGACATCGCCGACCGGCGCACCGAGGGCTTCTCCACCGGCGAGCAGGTCAAGGTCGCCATCGCCCGCGCCCTCGTCCACCAGCCGCAAAACGTGATGCTCGACGAACCGACGGCCGGGCTGGACGTGATGAGCACGCGGGCCATGCGCGGCGTCATCCGCCAACTGCGCGACGAGGGGCGCTGCATCCTCTTCAGCAGCCACATCATGCAGGAAGTCGCCATGCTGTGCGACAACATCGTCGTCATCGCCGGCGGCCGCGTCGCCGCCCAGGGTTCGCCCGACGAATTGCGGGCGCGCACCGGCCACGAAAATCTGGAAGACGCCTTCGTCGCCATCATCGGCAGCAAGGAGGGTTTGGTCTGA
- a CDS encoding ABC transporter permease, with translation MLRRIGIIIRKELVDNLRDRRSVGNALFAVLINPLLYIVLFGFLNRTFTEQAERPLELYVSGAANAPNLVQFLDQNNVDIREAPDDAEAAVRRGELGLVLLIPDDFGQKFRDGEPAQVQLLIDESSQSSNLAVGRAQGLIGQYSAQIGNLRLLARGVSPAVAVAVPVEMVNVAPQEAEGGSSVVLNLLPVVMMTAAFYGGFYLAVDTTAGERERKSLEPLLLNPVPRWEFLMGKFLAVFAFTLLATFLATALFLVLLGVPQVQEFTAIRVSVGWNVILTAMALMIPVVFMAVALEMAIGSYARSVKEASTYAQLVAFAGFLPSLFLSVLPIRPQSWMYLIPTVGQLYFINDTARGLPLNWMQVILCSAITLGIGIAALIVAMRFYNQERILLGTATA, from the coding sequence ATGCTCAGACGCATTGGGATCATCATCCGCAAGGAACTGGTCGATAATCTCCGCGACCGGCGCTCGGTCGGCAACGCGCTGTTCGCCGTGCTCATCAATCCGCTGCTCTACATCGTGTTGTTCGGCTTTCTGAACCGCACCTTCACCGAGCAGGCCGAGCGCCCGCTGGAGCTATACGTCTCCGGCGCGGCCAACGCGCCCAACCTGGTGCAGTTCCTCGATCAGAACAACGTCGATATCCGCGAAGCGCCCGACGATGCCGAGGCGGCCGTGCGCCGGGGAGAACTGGGCCTCGTGCTGCTCATCCCCGACGACTTCGGCCAGAAGTTCCGCGACGGCGAGCCGGCCCAGGTACAACTGCTCATCGACGAATCGAGCCAGAGCAGCAATCTGGCCGTGGGCCGGGCACAGGGGCTTATCGGCCAATATAGCGCCCAGATCGGCAACCTGCGGCTGTTGGCGCGGGGAGTCAGTCCGGCGGTGGCCGTGGCCGTGCCGGTGGAGATGGTCAACGTGGCCCCGCAGGAAGCCGAGGGCGGGTCGAGCGTGGTGCTCAACCTGCTGCCGGTGGTGATGATGACGGCGGCGTTCTATGGCGGCTTCTATCTGGCCGTGGACACGACCGCCGGCGAGCGCGAGCGCAAATCGCTGGAACCGCTGCTGCTGAACCCCGTGCCGCGCTGGGAGTTCCTGATGGGCAAGTTCCTGGCCGTGTTCGCCTTCACGCTGCTGGCGACCTTCCTGGCGACGGCCCTGTTTCTGGTGCTGCTGGGCGTGCCCCAGGTGCAGGAGTTCACGGCCATTCGCGTCAGTGTCGGCTGGAACGTCATCCTGACCGCCATGGCCCTGATGATCCCGGTCGTCTTCATGGCCGTGGCCCTGGAGATGGCGATTGGGTCGTATGCTCGTTCGGTGAAAGAGGCCTCGACCTACGCCCAACTGGTGGCCTTTGCCGGATTCCTGCCGTCGCTGTTCCTGTCGGTGCTGCCCATCCGGCCGCAATCGTGGATGTATCTGATCCCCACCGTCGGCCAGTTGTACTTCATCAACGACACGGCCCGCGGGCTGCCGCTGAACTGGATGCAGGTCATCCTGTGCAGCGCCATCACGCTGGGCATTGGCATTGCCGCGCTGATTGTCGCGATGCGGTTCTATAATCAGGAGCGTATTTTATTAGGGACGGCGACGGCATAA
- a CDS encoding type II toxin-antitoxin system HicB family antitoxin, translating to MKRKQLFTAIIEREGDMFVALAPELDVASQGATVEEARNNLIEAIELFFEVAGPSEIEGRLHDELFVTQVSIAIE from the coding sequence ATGAAGCGCAAGCAACTTTTCACCGCCATCATCGAGCGCGAAGGCGATATGTTCGTCGCGTTGGCCCCGGAATTGGACGTCGCCAGCCAGGGGGCTACGGTTGAAGAGGCCAGAAATAATCTGATTGAGGCGATTGAATTGTTCTTCGAGGTCGCCGGCCCATCCGAAATTGAAGGTCGATTGCATGACGAACTCTTTGTCACTCAGGTAAGTATCGCGATTGAGTAA
- a CDS encoding secondary thiamine-phosphate synthase enzyme YjbQ, giving the protein MNWFQREITLAPRPRGFHLVTNEIVAAVPEIGQFAVGLAHIFICHTSAALALNENADPTVRADMEAAFNRLAPENAPFYQHTVEGPDDMPAHVKAVLLGSSLTIPIRDGRLALGTWQGVYLCEHRNHGGRRTVIVTLSGQLL; this is encoded by the coding sequence ATGAACTGGTTTCAACGAGAGATAACGCTTGCCCCGCGACCGCGCGGCTTCCATCTGGTCACGAACGAGATAGTGGCCGCCGTGCCGGAGATCGGTCAGTTTGCCGTCGGGCTGGCCCATATATTCATCTGCCACACCTCGGCCGCGCTGGCCCTCAACGAGAACGCCGACCCCACCGTGCGGGCCGACATGGAAGCAGCCTTCAACCGCCTGGCCCCGGAGAACGCGCCCTTTTACCAACACACCGTCGAGGGGCCGGACGACATGCCCGCCCACGTGAAGGCCGTCCTGCTGGGCAGCAGCCTGACCATCCCCATCCGTGACGGCCGGCTGGCGTTGGGCACGTGGCAGGGGGTCTATCTGTGCGAGCACCGCAACCACGGCGGGCGGCGAACGGTGATCGTTACCCTGTCCGGGCAGTTGTTGTAG
- a CDS encoding pyridoxal phosphate-dependent aminotransferase, which translates to MKDLSRIVSSIPPSETLAVSDKAKALKAAGRDVVALAGGDPDFDTPDYITAAAFQAIENGATHYPAPMKGITPLLEAIADKMQTDNGITLKPGSDIVVTPGGKWALFLALSAILNPGDEVLYLEPVWVSYPPMIVLAGGTPVAVTLPAADNFRITADRLREKITPRTKALMVNSPNNPTGRVITREELDAVVEVALEHDLYVISDEIYESIIFDGRQHLSPAAQPGMAERTLTINGLSKSHAMTGWRLGWLAGPSPIMKLVAQMNSQTVSSAANFTMHAAVAALKGPRDTTQQMTAAYKKRRDFMVPALNAIDGVECMDIEGAFYLFPRFPNSTKTSAELAEALIEKAGIASVPGAAFGRSGEGHVRFTIATAMNELEKAVAKLAKVAHEL; encoded by the coding sequence ATGAAAGACCTATCCCGCATCGTCAGCAGCATCCCCCCCTCTGAAACCCTGGCCGTTAGCGATAAAGCGAAGGCCCTGAAAGCCGCCGGGCGCGACGTCGTCGCCCTGGCCGGCGGCGATCCCGATTTCGATACGCCCGATTACATCACCGCCGCGGCCTTCCAGGCCATCGAGAACGGCGCGACCCATTACCCCGCGCCGATGAAGGGCATCACCCCCTTGCTGGAAGCCATCGCCGACAAGATGCAGACCGATAACGGCATCACACTCAAGCCCGGCAGCGACATCGTCGTGACCCCCGGCGGCAAGTGGGCGCTGTTCCTGGCCCTGTCGGCCATCCTCAACCCCGGCGACGAGGTGCTCTACCTGGAGCCGGTATGGGTCAGCTACCCGCCGATGATCGTCCTGGCCGGAGGCACGCCGGTGGCCGTCACGTTGCCCGCGGCCGACAACTTCCGCATCACCGCCGACCGGCTGCGCGAAAAGATCACCCCGCGCACCAAGGCGCTGATGGTCAATTCGCCCAACAACCCCACCGGCCGGGTGATCACGCGCGAAGAACTGGACGCTGTCGTGGAAGTGGCCCTGGAGCACGACCTCTACGTCATCTCCGATGAGATCTACGAGTCGATCATCTTCGATGGCCGCCAGCACCTCTCCCCGGCGGCCCAACCGGGCATGGCCGAGCGCACCCTGACCATCAACGGCCTGTCCAAGTCCCACGCCATGACCGGCTGGCGGCTGGGCTGGCTGGCCGGGCCGTCGCCGATCATGAAGCTGGTGGCGCAGATGAACAGCCAGACCGTCTCCTCGGCGGCCAACTTCACCATGCACGCCGCCGTGGCCGCGCTGAAAGGCCCGCGCGATACGACGCAGCAGATGACCGCAGCCTACAAAAAGCGGCGCGATTTCATGGTGCCGGCGCTCAACGCCATCGACGGCGTGGAGTGCATGGACATCGAGGGCGCGTTCTACCTCTTCCCGCGCTTCCCCAATAGCACGAAGACCAGCGCCGAACTGGCCGAGGCGCTCATCGAAAAGGCGGGCATCGCCTCTGTCCCCGGCGCGGCTTTCGGCCGCAGCGGCGAGGGCCACGTGCGCTTCACCATCGCCACGGCCATGAACGAACTGGAGAAGGCGGTGGCGAAGCTGGCGAAGGTTGCGCACGAACTGTAG
- a CDS encoding bifunctional nuclease domain-containing protein, whose translation MDEVSDAELVLRCRAGEREAFSLLANRHEAQLRRLLQGILYSRAEADDVLQETLLQAYLSIDILRQPQRFAPWLYAIALNMARGRLRQPSRFVPLETDTEASRDAESQPEQWVQKREARSRLEQALAELPEAEREAISLVYGDGLSHQETAHRLGVSLGAVKVRVHRGRRRLQVALQADYAPVAGRTQRVRRKNMMIPVVVHDILAGESPIDPRIALAAQLSAMPEVTREPFLAGVALTLEPRQPLRWSLYRSPDPTLALTPDQQQAYEEATRGLWPHRIVLLKEVEGNRALPIWIGPIDAVALAAQLTSRRPPRPLTADLMTTLLQLADLRVEQVIIGKLHEQIFYASIVARTPKQVAEIDCRPSDGINLAVRLDAPLYVAEEVMAQAGITPNGDGIYSIGDNPDERMPVHSLIHAQT comes from the coding sequence ATGGACGAAGTCAGTGATGCCGAGTTAGTACTGCGATGCCGCGCGGGCGAGCGGGAAGCTTTCTCGCTTCTAGCAAACCGGCACGAAGCGCAACTGCGCCGCTTGCTACAGGGCATCCTTTATTCGCGCGCTGAAGCAGACGACGTGCTGCAAGAGACGCTGTTGCAAGCGTACCTGAGCATCGACATCTTACGCCAACCGCAGCGATTCGCACCTTGGCTGTACGCTATTGCTCTGAATATGGCCCGCGGCCGGCTACGACAGCCTTCCCGATTCGTCCCTCTCGAGACTGACACAGAAGCCAGCCGGGACGCGGAATCACAGCCGGAGCAGTGGGTTCAAAAAAGGGAAGCTCGATCCCGTCTAGAGCAGGCCCTGGCGGAATTACCCGAGGCCGAACGCGAGGCAATCTCGTTGGTCTATGGGGATGGTCTCAGCCATCAGGAGACGGCGCATCGCCTGGGTGTCTCTCTCGGTGCGGTGAAGGTGCGAGTCCATCGCGGCCGGCGGCGGCTGCAAGTCGCCCTACAAGCCGACTATGCCCCGGTTGCCGGTCGAACTCAGCGAGTTAGGAGAAAGAACATGATGATCCCGGTTGTTGTTCACGACATTTTGGCTGGTGAGTCGCCTATTGATCCGCGGATTGCGCTGGCCGCCCAACTATCGGCCATGCCCGAAGTGACGCGCGAGCCTTTTCTAGCTGGCGTAGCTCTTACTCTAGAACCCCGGCAGCCGCTGCGTTGGAGCTTGTATCGCTCCCCAGACCCAACATTGGCGTTAACGCCAGATCAACAACAAGCTTATGAGGAGGCGACGCGTGGTTTGTGGCCACATCGCATCGTACTGCTGAAGGAAGTGGAGGGCAATCGCGCCTTACCCATCTGGATCGGGCCGATCGACGCGGTAGCACTGGCGGCGCAACTTACTTCACGACGACCGCCGCGCCCGCTGACGGCCGACCTTATGACGACCTTGTTACAACTGGCCGACCTGCGAGTGGAGCAAGTTATCATCGGCAAACTTCATGAGCAGATCTTCTACGCCTCCATTGTGGCGCGTACCCCCAAACAGGTGGCAGAGATCGATTGTCGCCCCAGCGACGGAATTAATCTGGCAGTTCGCCTGGATGCTCCCCTCTATGTCGCGGAAGAGGTTATGGCCCAGGCCGGTATTACGCCAAACGGCGATGGGATCTACTCGATCGGCGACAACCCCGACGAACGCATGCCCGTCCACTCGCTCATTCATGCGCAGACATGA
- a CDS encoding amino acid ABC transporter ATP-binding protein — protein MAHHDPTHPIDHTHSHVRPHVADEIIICRDVHKWYGEFEALKGVSLTVKRGEVVVIIGPSGSGKSTFIRTINRLEEHQAGEIIVDGITLSHDIRNIAEIRREVGMVFQQFNLFPHLTVLENIMLAPTNVRKWTREHAEERAMHWLNRVGIPEQAHKYPGQLSGGQQQRVAIARTLCMEPHVLMFDEPTSALDPEMIKEVLDVMRDLALSGYTILAVTHEMGFARTVADRVIFMDGGLIVEENTPEEFFANPKSERTKLFLSQILSH, from the coding sequence ATGGCCCATCACGACCCGACCCACCCCATCGACCACACCCACAGCCACGTCCGACCCCACGTCGCCGACGAGATCATCATCTGCCGCGACGTGCACAAATGGTACGGCGAGTTCGAGGCGCTCAAGGGCGTCAGCCTGACCGTCAAGCGCGGCGAAGTGGTGGTCATCATCGGCCCGTCGGGGTCGGGCAAATCGACCTTCATCCGCACCATCAACCGGCTGGAAGAGCATCAAGCGGGGGAGATTATCGTCGATGGCATCACCCTCAGCCACGACATCCGCAACATCGCCGAAATTCGCCGCGAGGTGGGCATGGTCTTCCAGCAGTTCAACCTGTTCCCGCACCTGACCGTGCTGGAGAACATCATGCTGGCCCCCACCAACGTGCGCAAATGGACGCGCGAGCACGCCGAGGAGCGGGCTATGCACTGGCTCAACCGTGTCGGCATCCCCGAGCAGGCCCACAAATACCCCGGCCAGCTATCGGGCGGCCAGCAGCAGCGCGTCGCCATCGCCCGCACGCTGTGCATGGAGCCACACGTCCTGATGTTCGACGAGCCGACGTCGGCCCTCGACCCGGAGATGATTAAGGAAGTGCTGGACGTGATGCGCGACCTGGCGCTGTCGGGCTACACCATCCTGGCCGTGACCCACGAGATGGGCTTCGCCCGCACCGTGGCCGACCGCGTCATCTTCATGGACGGCGGCCTCATCGTCGAAGAGAACACACCCGAAGAGTTCTTCGCCAACCCCAAGAGCGAGCGGACGAAGCTGTTTCTGTCGCAAATCCTCAGTCACTAG